In a genomic window of Chthoniobacterales bacterium:
- the sucD gene encoding succinate--CoA ligase subunit alpha yields the protein MAILVTPETKILVQGITGSFGARHAQLSLDYGSQLVAGVTPGKGGQLFSDKVPIFDTVVEAVAQTGATVSAIFVPPPFAADAILEGVDAGLDLVVCITEGIPVNDMVKVKHAMKGSKTRLIGPNCPGLVTPGTGEGSHGGCRIGIAPGYIHKKGNVGVVSRSGTLTYEAVWQLTTRGYGQSTCVGIGGDPVNGTSHLDVLKMFNEDPETESIIMIGEIGGTAEEEAAAWAKENCKKPIAAFIAGATAPPGRRMGHAGAIVSGGKGTAAAKIAALEDAGIAVSPTPAEMADTLIARLKR from the coding sequence ATGGCCATCCTCGTTACACCCGAGACCAAAATCCTCGTTCAAGGCATCACCGGTAGCTTCGGCGCCCGTCACGCCCAGCTCAGCCTCGACTACGGCAGCCAGCTCGTCGCCGGCGTCACGCCCGGCAAGGGCGGACAGCTCTTCTCCGACAAGGTGCCGATCTTCGACACCGTCGTCGAAGCCGTCGCCCAGACCGGCGCGACCGTTTCCGCGATCTTCGTTCCGCCACCCTTCGCCGCCGACGCGATTCTTGAAGGCGTCGATGCCGGCCTCGATCTCGTCGTCTGCATCACCGAGGGCATCCCGGTGAACGACATGGTGAAGGTCAAGCACGCCATGAAGGGCTCGAAGACCCGCCTCATCGGCCCGAACTGCCCCGGTCTCGTGACTCCCGGCACGGGCGAAGGTTCGCACGGCGGCTGCCGCATCGGCATCGCCCCCGGCTACATTCACAAGAAAGGCAACGTCGGCGTGGTTTCCCGTTCCGGCACCCTCACCTACGAAGCCGTCTGGCAGCTCACCACCCGGGGCTACGGCCAGAGCACCTGCGTCGGCATTGGTGGCGATCCCGTCAACGGCACCTCGCACCTCGACGTGCTCAAAATGTTCAACGAAGACCCCGAGACCGAGTCGATCATCATGATCGGTGAGATCGGCGGCACCGCCGAGGAAGAGGCGGCCGCGTGGGCCAAGGAAAACTGCAAGAAGCCGATCGCCGCGTTCATCGCCGGCGCGACCGCGCCTCCCGGACGCCGCATGGGCCACGCCGGCGCGATCGTCAGCGGTGGCAAAGGCACCGCGGCGGCCAAGATCGCTGCGCTGGAAGATGCCGGCATCGCCGTTTCTCCGACGCCCGCCGAGATGGCCGACACGTTGATCGCCCGCCTGAAGCGCTGA
- a CDS encoding citrate/2-methylcitrate synthase yields the protein MPVIAKGLEGIVANSTTLSDVRGAEGVLIYAGYNINELAGKVSYEEIVHLLWTGHLPNQAELDALKKELASLRELPQGVIDFIKSVPKTANPMDVIRTGVSMLGLFDESPGDDQDAAKNRHRAASITAKVGVIAAYFHRSRQGLDLPPVRTDLSEAGHFLYLLNGETPSQDATDTLDIAYVLHADHGMNASTFSARVTIATLSDIYSAITSAIGTLKGPLHGGANEGVIHMLQEIGDEDKVDAWVEDALAQKKKIMGIGHRVYKVLDPRAPHLRTMAVKLSNELGEPKWIHMSERIAAIMKEKKGLNANVDFYSATVYYSLGIPTDMFTPIFAVARTSGWTAHVLEQLSDNRLYRPLSEYVGPEPGKTVVPLSER from the coding sequence ATGCCCGTTATCGCCAAAGGACTCGAAGGAATCGTCGCAAACTCCACCACCCTCAGTGATGTGCGTGGCGCGGAAGGGGTGCTCATCTACGCCGGTTACAACATCAACGAACTCGCCGGGAAGGTCTCCTACGAAGAAATCGTCCACCTTCTCTGGACCGGGCATCTGCCGAACCAGGCCGAACTCGACGCCCTGAAGAAGGAACTCGCCAGCCTGCGCGAGCTGCCTCAGGGGGTCATCGATTTCATCAAGTCCGTTCCGAAGACGGCGAATCCCATGGATGTGATTCGCACGGGCGTTTCCATGCTCGGCCTCTTCGACGAGAGCCCCGGCGACGATCAGGACGCGGCGAAGAACCGCCATCGTGCCGCCAGCATCACCGCCAAGGTCGGCGTGATCGCTGCGTATTTCCACCGTTCGCGCCAGGGGCTCGACCTGCCGCCCGTCCGCACGGATCTCAGTGAAGCGGGCCATTTTCTTTACCTCCTCAACGGCGAAACGCCTTCGCAGGACGCGACCGACACGCTCGACATCGCCTACGTGCTCCACGCGGACCACGGCATGAACGCATCGACGTTCTCCGCTCGCGTGACGATCGCGACGCTCAGCGACATCTACTCCGCCATCACCTCGGCCATCGGCACGCTCAAGGGCCCGCTCCACGGCGGTGCGAACGAAGGCGTGATCCACATGCTCCAGGAGATCGGTGACGAGGACAAGGTCGACGCCTGGGTCGAGGATGCCCTCGCCCAGAAGAAGAAAATCATGGGGATCGGCCACCGCGTTTACAAGGTGCTCGATCCCCGCGCGCCGCACCTCCGCACGATGGCGGTGAAGCTCAGCAACGAGCTCGGCGAGCCCAAGTGGATCCACATGAGCGAGCGCATCGCCGCCATCATGAAGGAGAAGAAAGGCCTCAACGCCAACGTCGATTTCTATTCCGCCACGGTCTACTACTCGCTCGGCATCCCGACCGACATGTTCACGCCGATTTTCGCGGTCGCCCGCACCTCGGGCTGGACGGCGCACGTCCTCGAGCAGCTTTCCGACAATCGTCTCTACCGGCCGCTCAGCGAATACGTCGGCCCGGAGCCCGGCAAGACGGTCGTTCCGCTCAGCGAGCGCTAA
- the sucC gene encoding ADP-forming succinate--CoA ligase subunit beta — MNIHEFQAKQLFEKYGVATPKGFPATTAAEAKEAAARLGVSNLVVKAQIHAGGRGKGTFTNGFKGGVQLVESAEAAEEIAGKMLGQTLVTHQTGPDGRVVNTVLIAESVDIEKEFYFAILVDRAISGPIIIASTEGGVDIETVAEETPEKILREPVDPTLGLQAYQARKIAKQLGFTSAQMPKAAKIFQALYKLFIATDCSMVEVNPLVITKTGDVLALDAKFGFDDNALYRHPEIVALRDVAEEDPREVAASEYGLNYIGLDGDIACLVNGAGLAMATMDIIQYAGGTPANFLDVGGGASKEQVTAAFRIILGDANVKGILVNIFGGIMDCNIIATGIVEAARETHLSIPLVVRLEGNNVAAGKKTLAESGLTLISGDDILDAAKKIVAAVKAAA, encoded by the coding sequence ATGAACATCCACGAATTTCAGGCCAAACAACTTTTTGAAAAATACGGCGTCGCCACGCCGAAGGGTTTCCCCGCCACCACCGCCGCCGAGGCGAAGGAGGCCGCCGCCAGGCTCGGAGTCAGCAATCTCGTCGTGAAGGCGCAGATCCATGCCGGCGGCCGTGGCAAGGGCACTTTCACCAACGGCTTCAAGGGTGGCGTCCAGCTCGTCGAGAGCGCCGAGGCCGCCGAGGAGATCGCCGGCAAGATGCTCGGGCAGACCCTCGTCACGCACCAGACCGGCCCCGATGGCCGCGTGGTGAACACCGTTCTCATCGCCGAGAGCGTCGACATTGAAAAGGAATTCTACTTCGCCATTCTCGTGGATCGCGCCATTTCGGGCCCGATCATCATCGCCAGCACCGAAGGCGGTGTGGATATCGAGACGGTCGCCGAAGAAACGCCGGAGAAGATCCTCCGCGAGCCCGTCGACCCCACCCTCGGCCTCCAGGCCTACCAGGCCCGCAAGATCGCGAAGCAGCTCGGCTTCACCTCGGCGCAGATGCCGAAGGCCGCCAAGATCTTCCAGGCGCTCTACAAGCTCTTCATTGCCACCGATTGCTCGATGGTCGAGGTGAACCCGCTTGTGATCACGAAGACGGGCGACGTGCTCGCGCTCGACGCGAAGTTCGGCTTCGACGACAACGCCCTTTACCGCCACCCCGAGATCGTCGCCCTGCGAGACGTCGCGGAGGAGGATCCCCGCGAAGTCGCGGCCTCCGAGTATGGCCTTAATTACATCGGCCTCGATGGCGACATCGCGTGCCTCGTGAACGGCGCCGGCCTCGCGATGGCCACGATGGACATCATTCAATACGCGGGCGGCACGCCGGCGAACTTCCTCGACGTGGGCGGTGGCGCCAGCAAGGAGCAGGTCACGGCGGCGTTCCGGATCATCCTCGGCGACGCCAACGTGAAGGGCATCCTCGTCAACATCTTCGGCGGCATCATGGACTGCAACATCATCGCCACGGGCATCGTCGAGGCCGCCCGCGAGACGCACCTTTCCATTCCGCTCGTCGTCCGCCTCGAAGGCAACAACGTCGCTGCCGGCAAGAAGACGCTCGCCGAAAGCGGGCTCACCCTCATCTCCGGGGACGATATTCTCGACGCCGCGAAGAAAATTGTCGCCGCCGTCAAAGCCGCCGCCTGA